The following are encoded in a window of Chloroflexota bacterium genomic DNA:
- the mrdA gene encoding penicillin-binding protein 2, translated as MNHESVGLEQVDAPPRHRRSLLARAVTVLAFAVLTVQLWRLQIVDNLVHRAAAEDNSLRPTTIQPLRGVIYDRNMTPLAVNAPTFVATITEADVPAARRSQIFKETADILGMTVGDIEQTLRSKSADSRSFTPIAIMENVPRETALQLEERSWALPGVNIQVATVRQYVDGPIFSHIVGYTALPAPDEYAKRYKPDGYQIDERVGATGVEQSYEADLHGHPGARLVEVDVSGRPIREVQEQAAEPGHRVILSIDADLQRAVYDVMKKKVGEDSSGVAIVMDPRNGEILAMVSIPGFDNNLFAMPNNDQEINHLLSDPRLPLFDRSIAGQYPPGSTFKLVTGIGALEEGVATRDTRIDCNGGLRIPNPYNPSASTYLPDWGVMGVLDFVQGLAQSCNVYFYTLGGGYGPIDGLKADRIARYARMLGYGERTGIDLSSEAAGRVPTPAWKQATIGEEWVPGDTYHMAIGQGDVLATPLQVANLTNAIATGGTFYRPHVVRSVADEDGQPVHDPTPQVLRQVTLKPETISAIRDGMAAVMDTSQAKPHNNIGVRVAGKTGTAEYAAPRGGSAIGPTHGWFTAYAPVENPRVSVTVFVEHGGGPSDALPPAMDILREYFERYP; from the coding sequence GTGAACCACGAATCGGTGGGCCTGGAGCAGGTCGATGCTCCACCCCGGCACCGGCGAAGCCTGCTCGCGCGCGCAGTCACGGTCCTCGCGTTTGCCGTCCTGACGGTGCAGCTCTGGCGCTTACAGATCGTCGACAACCTCGTCCATCGCGCTGCGGCGGAGGACAATAGCCTGCGTCCTACGACGATCCAGCCCCTACGCGGGGTCATCTACGACCGCAACATGACGCCGCTTGCCGTCAATGCGCCGACGTTCGTCGCCACCATCACAGAGGCCGACGTTCCTGCCGCCCGCCGAAGCCAGATCTTTAAAGAAACGGCGGACATCCTCGGCATGACCGTGGGAGACATCGAGCAGACGCTCCGGTCGAAGTCCGCCGATTCGCGATCGTTCACACCCATCGCCATTATGGAGAACGTACCGCGAGAAACCGCGCTGCAGCTGGAGGAGCGGAGCTGGGCGCTGCCCGGCGTCAACATCCAGGTCGCGACGGTCCGGCAGTACGTCGACGGCCCAATTTTCTCACACATCGTCGGCTACACGGCCCTCCCCGCCCCGGACGAATACGCCAAGCGATACAAACCGGACGGTTACCAGATCGACGAGCGGGTTGGGGCAACCGGAGTGGAGCAGTCCTACGAGGCGGACCTTCACGGCCATCCCGGCGCCAGGCTCGTCGAAGTCGACGTGTCCGGGCGACCGATTCGCGAGGTGCAGGAGCAGGCCGCTGAACCGGGCCACCGGGTTATCTTGAGCATCGATGCCGATCTGCAGCGCGCGGTGTACGACGTGATGAAGAAAAAGGTAGGCGAGGATTCCTCAGGCGTAGCGATTGTCATGGACCCGCGCAACGGCGAGATTCTGGCGATGGTTTCTATCCCAGGGTTCGACAACAACCTGTTCGCCATGCCCAACAACGACCAGGAGATCAACCATCTCCTGTCAGACCCGCGACTGCCCCTCTTCGACCGGAGCATAGCCGGGCAATACCCGCCGGGGTCAACGTTCAAGCTCGTCACCGGCATCGGCGCGCTTGAGGAGGGCGTCGCAACCCGAGATACGCGGATCGACTGCAACGGTGGGCTCCGGATTCCGAACCCGTACAATCCGTCGGCGTCCACGTATCTTCCGGACTGGGGCGTCATGGGCGTGCTGGACTTCGTTCAGGGTCTCGCCCAGTCGTGCAACGTGTATTTCTACACGCTGGGTGGGGGGTATGGTCCCATTGACGGGCTCAAGGCGGACCGCATCGCCCGGTACGCCCGCATGCTCGGGTACGGAGAGCGGACCGGCATCGACCTATCGTCCGAGGCGGCCGGCCGCGTTCCCACACCCGCGTGGAAGCAGGCGACTATCGGCGAAGAGTGGGTGCCGGGCGACACCTATCACATGGCCATCGGCCAGGGGGATGTACTGGCGACCCCTCTCCAGGTGGCGAACCTGACAAACGCCATCGCGACCGGGGGCACCTTCTACCGACCCCACGTCGTGCGCTCGGTCGCCGACGAAGACGGCCAGCCGGTGCACGACCCAACGCCCCAGGTGCTTCGCCAGGTCACGCTGAAACCGGAAACGATCTCGGCGATTCGCGACGGCATGGCCGCGGTCATGGACACGTCGCAGGCAAAGCCGCACAACAACATTGGAGTGCGGGTGGCAGGGAAGACAGGCACCGCCGAGTATGCTGCCCCACGCGGGGGGAGCGCCATTGGTCCGACCCACGGCTGGTTCACCGCGTATGCCCCGGTGGAGAACCCGCGCGTCTCCGTTACCGTGTTCGTCGAGCACGGCGGGGGTCCAAGTGACGCCCTGCCGCCGGCAATGGACATCTTGCGGGAATATTTCGAGCGCTATCCTTAA
- a CDS encoding ABC transporter ATP-binding protein → MITVEHLSKYYGRIPAVDDISFDVPKGEILGFLGPNGAGKTTTMRILTGYMPPTGGRATVAGHDVFKDSLEARKHIGYMPETVPLYPEMTPKSYLHFMGKIRGLDGRRRRARIDDVADKCKIGDVMNRLIGKLSKGYRQRVGLAQALLADPEVLILDEPTVGLDPRQIVETRQVIRDLAGAHTVILSTHILPEVSMTCQRVIIINRGRVAAIDTPENLQRRMRGSDSLEVEVRGPCEAIMAAIQAIPEVLTVKARGNGTDSHVFAVDCALGSDIREQLAQTVVQRGWGLRELRPASVSLEEIFVQLVTAEPAAA, encoded by the coding sequence TTGATTACCGTTGAACACCTCTCGAAGTACTACGGTCGTATCCCCGCGGTCGACGATATCTCCTTTGATGTCCCCAAGGGCGAAATCCTCGGCTTCCTTGGGCCGAATGGCGCAGGGAAGACGACGACAATGCGGATCCTGACCGGTTATATGCCCCCAACTGGCGGCAGAGCGACCGTTGCGGGACATGATGTTTTCAAGGATTCGCTCGAGGCGCGAAAGCACATCGGGTACATGCCCGAAACGGTTCCGCTCTATCCGGAAATGACCCCAAAGAGCTATCTGCACTTCATGGGCAAGATTCGGGGCTTAGACGGGCGAAGACGGCGCGCGCGCATCGACGACGTCGCCGATAAGTGCAAGATCGGCGATGTCATGAATCGGCTGATCGGCAAGCTCTCCAAGGGGTATCGCCAGCGTGTCGGCCTCGCGCAGGCGCTGCTCGCGGACCCCGAAGTCCTGATCCTCGACGAGCCCACCGTGGGCTTGGACCCGCGCCAGATCGTCGAGACGCGACAAGTCATCCGCGACCTGGCGGGCGCCCACACCGTCATTCTCAGCACGCACATCCTTCCCGAAGTCTCGATGACGTGCCAGCGCGTCATCATCATCAACCGCGGTCGAGTCGCAGCGATCGACACGCCGGAAAACCTCCAGCGACGCATGCGCGGGTCCGATTCCCTCGAAGTCGAAGTCCGCGGCCCGTGCGAGGCCATCATGGCGGCGATCCAGGCGATCCCGGAAGTTCTGACGGTGAAAGCCCGCGGCAATGGCACCGATAGCCACGTGTTCGCCGTGGACTGCGCCTTGGGCAGCGACATCCGCGAACAGCTCGCGCAAACCGTGGTGCAGCGCGGCTGGGGCCTGCGCGAGCTGCGCCCCGCTTCGGTCAGCCTCGAGGAGATCTTCGTGCAGCTCGTAACCGCTGAGCCTGCCGCTGCCTGA
- a CDS encoding LysM peptidoglycan-binding domain-containing protein, which translates to MYDRFSIERPRITSARSRRPTQSDAEPSATGRLVAIILIVLVAGVGWLVALSQTRIAIPARTTAIASAPPLVESARRSPRTDAGSSTPRQVIASEGAAPVAAPITAGGASAEASAVAPSIAAPIAESPPASASTPGAQPERVSAPGAAPSSPPIAPVIVRHVVGRGEDVSSIARAYGIAAQDLVTANGLQSTGVVQPGQVVYVPMTPGVVHAVEPGQTLAEISQRFGVSVGVISATNGIDDPAKLQAGQVLLIPIHGPQASADEARPNFSADASSNSEGSSRRP; encoded by the coding sequence GTGTACGATCGATTCTCCATAGAACGACCGCGCATCACGTCGGCGCGGTCACGCAGGCCGACGCAGTCTGATGCCGAGCCCAGCGCGACCGGTCGCCTCGTGGCGATCATCCTCATCGTGCTCGTAGCCGGCGTTGGCTGGCTCGTTGCGCTGAGCCAAACCCGCATCGCCATCCCGGCCCGCACGACGGCGATCGCCTCGGCGCCGCCATTGGTTGAGTCTGCCCGTCGGTCCCCGCGGACCGACGCCGGTTCTTCAACGCCAAGGCAGGTCATCGCGAGCGAAGGCGCCGCCCCCGTCGCGGCGCCCATTACGGCCGGCGGGGCGAGCGCGGAGGCGTCCGCAGTCGCGCCATCGATTGCCGCTCCCATCGCGGAGTCGCCCCCGGCGTCGGCAAGCACTCCGGGCGCTCAGCCAGAGCGTGTGTCTGCGCCTGGCGCGGCGCCGAGCAGCCCGCCAATCGCACCGGTGATTGTCCGACACGTCGTCGGGCGCGGTGAGGACGTGTCTTCCATCGCGCGGGCGTACGGGATCGCCGCGCAGGATCTCGTCACAGCGAACGGGCTTCAGAGCACGGGCGTGGTCCAGCCCGGCCAGGTCGTCTACGTTCCGATGACGCCCGGCGTCGTGCACGCGGTTGAGCCGGGCCAGACGCTCGCGGAGATCTCGCAGCGGTTTGGCGTGAGTGTGGGCGTGATCTCAGCCACGAACGGGATCGACGATCCGGCGAAGCTCCAGGCGGGCCAGGTTTTGTTGATCCCTATTCACGGGCCCCAGGCTTCGGCGGACGAGGCCCGTCCGAACTTCAGCGCCGATGCGTCGTCGAATTCCGAAGGTTCGTCGCGCCGTCCGTGA
- a CDS encoding ABC transporter permease subunit — MIRNVAAVAEREIRSYFVSPVAWVVTAVMIAMWGFLFGIIIPQSRQADLRPVLNNFSVTFLLAGPLLTMRLIAEEARTGTLELLLTQPIRDVELVLGKYLGSVVFLLFMLAMTLYFPLLLNMFGNPDRGPMVGGYLGVMLQGMAFLAIGLMASALTQNQIIAAAVTFVTLLLLWLSDSLSRQFTGIPGQVAQYVSITKRFEDMPRGVVDTKDIVFFVTVIIACLFITTQIISARRWR, encoded by the coding sequence ATGATTCGTAATGTCGCCGCGGTCGCGGAGCGGGAGATTCGCTCCTACTTTGTGTCGCCGGTCGCCTGGGTCGTCACCGCCGTGATGATCGCGATGTGGGGATTCCTTTTCGGAATCATCATTCCACAGAGTCGACAGGCGGACCTGCGACCGGTCCTGAACAACTTCAGCGTCACCTTCCTCCTGGCGGGTCCGCTGCTGACCATGCGCCTCATCGCGGAGGAGGCCCGCACGGGCACGCTCGAGCTGCTCCTCACGCAGCCCATCCGTGACGTCGAGCTGGTTCTCGGGAAGTATCTCGGCAGCGTCGTCTTCCTCCTCTTCATGCTGGCTATGACCCTCTACTTCCCACTGCTCCTCAACATGTTCGGAAATCCAGACCGGGGACCCATGGTCGGCGGGTACCTCGGCGTCATGCTGCAGGGGATGGCGTTTCTCGCCATTGGCTTGATGGCGTCAGCGCTGACACAGAACCAGATCATCGCCGCGGCGGTGACGTTCGTCACGCTGCTCCTGCTGTGGCTCAGCGACTCGCTTTCGCGCCAGTTCACCGGCATCCCCGGCCAGGTCGCTCAATACGTCAGCATCACCAAGCGGTTCGAGGACATGCCTCGAGGCGTCGTCGACACCAAAGACATCGTCTTCTTCGTGACCGTCATCATCGCTTGCCTTTTCATCACGACGCAGATCATCTCGGCCCGGCGATGGCGATGA
- the nth gene encoding endonuclease III, which translates to MRSDVAAGPEKDERVREHALEICHRLMVFYGPPSPRPLQDPLSELIQTVLSQNTADVNSDRAFAQLMDRYRGDWTAVARAPVSEVADAIRSGGLADIKAARIQNILRSVTDRLGELDLSYLRDVPLEEGRAFLRSLDGVGPKTAACVLLFACGKPAMPVDTHVLRVSQRIGLVGDKTSAEQAHMALEAAVPADLVYAFHMLLITHGRQICKAQRPRCSTCPVSAQCAFPAKTGSDGDGRGASGRGSQS; encoded by the coding sequence GTGAGGTCGGACGTCGCGGCCGGTCCCGAAAAGGACGAGCGCGTCCGTGAGCACGCGCTCGAGATCTGCCATCGCCTGATGGTCTTCTATGGGCCTCCGAGTCCCCGCCCGCTTCAGGACCCGCTGTCCGAGCTGATTCAGACCGTGCTTTCCCAGAATACTGCCGACGTGAACTCCGATCGCGCCTTCGCTCAGCTCATGGACCGGTACCGAGGGGATTGGACCGCAGTCGCCCGGGCCCCGGTCTCGGAGGTGGCGGACGCGATTCGATCCGGTGGGCTCGCGGACATCAAGGCGGCCCGCATCCAGAACATCCTGCGAAGCGTTACGGACCGCCTCGGCGAGCTGGACCTCTCCTACCTGCGAGACGTCCCGCTGGAGGAAGGTCGAGCGTTTCTCCGATCGCTCGACGGGGTGGGGCCAAAGACCGCGGCGTGCGTTCTGCTTTTCGCGTGCGGCAAGCCTGCGATGCCCGTCGACACGCACGTGCTCCGCGTCAGCCAACGAATTGGCCTGGTTGGCGACAAGACGAGCGCGGAGCAGGCGCACATGGCGCTCGAAGCCGCGGTGCCGGCCGATCTCGTGTATGCGTTCCACATGCTCCTCATCACCCATGGCCGCCAAATCTGTAAGGCACAACGGCCGCGCTGTTCGACGTGCCCCGTATCCGCGCAGTGCGCATTTCCGGCGAAGACCGGGTCAGACGGGGATGGCCGGGGCGCATCCGGTCGGGGGAGCCAGAGCTGA
- a CDS encoding inositol monophosphatase family protein: MRISGEDRVRRGWPGRIRSGEPELSAPLRSTELTAALEAARAAGRLQRRRFRRWHAVEFKTDDTPVTATDRDSERIIREVLVQRCPGCEFLAEESYTTGAPLTPVADGCRWIVDPLDGTKKFVRGLPFFGPCVALERDADLVAGVIHLPALAETFAAQRGDGADLNGNPIHVSDVSQLDRAYVVYANESEFARRGWGEVIRQLIASTYHNPGFLDLYSYGALAAGRVDAVVMIGEAPWDTAAARLIVEEAGGRFTDFQGEASVYGGTTLASNGLLHAALLDLIQSATDGRH; the protein is encoded by the coding sequence GTGCGCATTTCCGGCGAAGACCGGGTCAGACGGGGATGGCCGGGGCGCATCCGGTCGGGGGAGCCAGAGCTGAGCGCACCGCTACGGTCGACGGAGCTGACCGCCGCGCTGGAGGCCGCGCGCGCCGCGGGCCGGCTCCAGCGCCGACGATTCCGCCGATGGCACGCGGTCGAATTCAAGACGGACGACACTCCCGTTACCGCGACGGACCGCGATTCGGAGCGGATCATCCGAGAGGTGCTCGTCCAGCGGTGTCCGGGGTGTGAATTTCTTGCCGAGGAGAGCTACACGACCGGCGCGCCCTTGACGCCCGTCGCCGATGGATGCCGCTGGATCGTTGATCCGCTAGATGGGACCAAGAAGTTCGTCCGCGGCCTCCCCTTTTTCGGACCGTGTGTCGCATTGGAGCGTGACGCCGACCTCGTGGCGGGCGTCATCCACCTGCCCGCGCTCGCAGAGACCTTCGCGGCCCAACGCGGCGACGGGGCCGACCTAAACGGGAATCCAATCCACGTGTCGGACGTGTCGCAGCTCGATCGCGCCTACGTCGTTTACGCCAACGAGTCCGAGTTCGCCCGGCGGGGCTGGGGTGAGGTCATCCGCCAGCTGATCGCGTCCACATATCACAACCCAGGATTTCTCGACCTGTACTCATACGGAGCGCTGGCGGCTGGCCGCGTAGACGCGGTGGTCATGATCGGCGAAGCCCCGTGGGATACGGCCGCGGCACGACTCATCGTCGAGGAAGCCGGGGGGAGATTTACCGACTTTCAGGGTGAGGCCAGTGTCTACGGCGGCACGACCCTCGCGTCCAATGGACTCCTCCACGCAGCGCTTCTCGACCTCATTCAGAGCGCCACCGATGGCCGCCACTGA
- a CDS encoding Gldg family protein — protein MIPQQTMTHQSWLDRARGPLALVSGLALLVAAGSALVAGEFSVLSRLALAVAILCFGMYIAIDPAKAWGNVTSRESQYGSNAFVMCLAMIGILALVNVLANRYHERWDLTAQRDFSLSEATLKLLADLPAPVHATAYFSSSLPDAQKVEDLLKEYAARSNGMLTWETVDFNMNPAETKLAGVNVDGTIRFRWAGKTGPDDPKQDSITTDEAHITTALLKLVNPTPLKVYYLTGHGERDLDNFQDEGYSDLKTQIQADNYVVESLNLLSTGKVPDDAKAVIIAAPKTALLDDELKALNDYLDGNGRLLLFVDPLQTDSNVGELIKRWDLNIGDGVAVDPVSALGQDPLAIIVQRYGLHTIVKDLGTISLMPFSTSIEIPNLIKKGVDISGLALTSGDRSWLETDRSKLQYTDGEDKKGPLTLAVAVEQVENPPAEEPPPGFEDPNKKVKNRAVIIGSSEMGVNGLIKQQIANRDFILNSLNWITQTDQLITTRPRIDQQRTVFLTPAQGNFVFFSSAVFFPLVILGVGGVIWWMRR, from the coding sequence ATGATCCCTCAGCAAACGATGACGCACCAGAGCTGGCTGGATCGGGCACGTGGGCCGCTGGCCCTCGTGAGCGGGCTGGCCCTTCTGGTCGCCGCGGGCTCGGCCCTCGTCGCGGGGGAATTCAGCGTCCTCTCCCGATTGGCGCTCGCTGTGGCGATCCTCTGCTTCGGTATGTACATCGCCATTGATCCGGCGAAAGCCTGGGGCAACGTTACGAGCCGCGAATCGCAGTACGGATCGAACGCGTTTGTCATGTGCCTAGCCATGATCGGAATCCTGGCTCTCGTCAACGTCCTGGCCAATCGCTACCACGAACGCTGGGACCTCACTGCCCAGCGCGACTTCTCCCTTTCAGAGGCGACCCTCAAGCTCCTGGCAGACCTGCCGGCACCAGTCCACGCAACCGCCTATTTCTCCTCCTCGCTGCCCGACGCCCAGAAAGTCGAAGATCTCTTGAAGGAGTACGCCGCGCGATCGAACGGCATGCTCACGTGGGAGACCGTCGACTTCAACATGAACCCGGCCGAAACGAAGCTCGCCGGCGTCAACGTCGACGGCACGATTCGATTTCGTTGGGCCGGCAAGACCGGGCCCGACGATCCGAAGCAGGATTCCATCACCACTGACGAGGCGCACATCACGACCGCGCTGTTGAAGCTGGTCAACCCAACCCCGCTCAAGGTGTACTACCTGACGGGACACGGCGAGCGAGACCTCGACAATTTCCAGGACGAAGGCTATTCGGACCTCAAAACGCAAATCCAGGCGGACAACTACGTCGTCGAATCGCTGAACCTCCTCTCGACGGGGAAAGTGCCCGACGACGCCAAGGCGGTCATCATCGCAGCCCCCAAGACGGCGTTGCTGGACGACGAGCTGAAGGCGTTGAACGACTACCTGGACGGCAACGGCCGTCTTCTCCTCTTCGTCGACCCCCTCCAGACCGACTCGAACGTCGGCGAGCTGATCAAACGCTGGGACCTCAACATCGGAGATGGCGTGGCCGTGGACCCGGTGAGCGCTCTCGGACAGGATCCGCTCGCCATCATCGTCCAGCGGTACGGACTCCACACGATTGTCAAAGACCTGGGCACCATCTCGCTGATGCCGTTCTCTACTTCCATCGAGATTCCCAACCTGATCAAGAAGGGTGTGGACATCAGCGGACTGGCGCTGACCTCTGGTGACCGGTCGTGGCTCGAGACGGACCGCTCCAAACTCCAGTACACCGATGGGGAAGACAAGAAGGGGCCGCTCACCTTGGCCGTGGCGGTCGAGCAAGTCGAAAATCCACCGGCCGAGGAGCCGCCCCCCGGGTTCGAGGATCCCAACAAGAAGGTCAAGAACCGAGCGGTCATCATCGGCAGCTCAGAGATGGGCGTCAATGGGCTCATCAAGCAGCAGATCGCAAACCGCGACTTCATTCTCAACTCCCTGAACTGGATTACGCAGACGGACCAGCTCATCACGACCCGCCCACGGATCGATCAGCAGCGCACCGTCTTTCTCACGCCAGCGCAGGGCAACTTTGTTTTCTTCTCGAGCGCCGTGTTCTTCCCGCTCGTCATCCTCGGCGTGGGCGGCGTGATCTGGTGGATGCGGCGCTGA
- a CDS encoding DUF4340 domain-containing protein — MARNTVLMVVAFAVLAAGVFAIEKTQPAPAAEGAPTYIVDAKDTDVQRLDVQTSAGSQAFERAEPVGWKFADSGDQADLSRVSSVVNRLVKLRSSAKVTDKPGDLAQYGLSPAADQATLSMKDGKTIRVLVGSKTPNGAAYYAMVEGRGELHTINTLLVGDIEKLVSEPPIPTPVVTATPTEAVAGASESAADATPRPSQTPTPTVGLPAPSTSQ, encoded by the coding sequence ATGGCCCGTAACACCGTCCTCATGGTCGTCGCATTCGCCGTCCTGGCAGCCGGCGTGTTCGCCATCGAAAAGACGCAGCCAGCGCCGGCCGCAGAGGGCGCCCCGACGTACATCGTCGACGCCAAAGACACGGACGTGCAGCGGCTCGACGTTCAGACCTCGGCGGGGAGTCAGGCATTCGAGCGCGCGGAGCCCGTTGGCTGGAAGTTCGCCGACAGTGGCGATCAGGCGGACCTGAGCCGCGTGAGCAGCGTCGTCAATCGTCTGGTGAAGCTGCGCAGCTCGGCCAAGGTTACCGACAAACCCGGCGACCTGGCGCAATACGGCCTCTCGCCGGCTGCCGACCAGGCGACGCTGTCCATGAAGGACGGCAAGACGATCCGCGTGCTCGTGGGATCAAAAACGCCGAACGGTGCCGCCTACTACGCGATGGTGGAGGGCCGCGGCGAGCTGCACACGATCAACACACTGCTCGTCGGCGATATCGAGAAGCTGGTGAGCGAGCCGCCCATCCCAACGCCAGTGGTGACGGCAACGCCAACGGAAGCTGTCGCGGGAGCATCGGAATCCGCCGCCGACGCCACGCCAAGGCCCAGCCAAACGCCAACGCCGACCGTCGGGCTGCCCGCCCCGTCTACGTCGCAGTGA